One genomic segment of Esox lucius isolate fEsoLuc1 chromosome 15, fEsoLuc1.pri, whole genome shotgun sequence includes these proteins:
- the calm1a gene encoding calmodulin-1, with protein sequence MADQLTEEQIAEFKEAFSLFDKDGDGTITTKELGTVMRSLGQNPTEAELQDMINEVDADGNGTIDFPEFLTMMARKMKDTDSEEEIREAFRVFDKDGNGYISAAELRHVMTNLGEKLTDEEVDEMIREADIDGDGQVNYEEFVQMMTAK encoded by the exons ATG GCTGACCAACTAACAGAGGAGCAGATTGCTG AATTCAAGGAGGCCTTCTCCTTGTTCGACAAGGACGGCGACGGCACCATCACAACCAAAGAGCTGGGCACCGTGATGAGGTCGCTCGGACAGAATCCCACAGAGGCTGAGCTGCAGGACATGATCAACGAGGTGGATGCTGATG GCAACGGAACCATTGACTTCCCAGAGTTCCTCACTATGATGGCCAGGAAaatgaaagacacagacagcGAGGAGGAGATTCGTGAGGCATTCCGGGTATTTGACAAG GACGGAAACGGCTACATCAGTGCAGCAGAGCTCCGTCACGTCATGACAAACCTGGGAGAGAAGTTAACAGACGAGGAGGTGGACGAGATGATCAGAGAAGCGGACATTGACGGAGATGGACAAGTCAACTATGAAG AATTTGTACAAATGATGACCGCAAAATGA